In Paenibacillus sonchi, the genomic stretch TTGCGGGCTGCGGCACGAATAATAATGCAAGCAGCAGCCAGGGCAGCAATACCGCTGAAGCAGCAGCGAAAACATCCACAGAGGCTCCTGCCGCAACTGACGCGGGCCAAGTAACCAAAATTGTCGTCGGCACGGGCACCGGTTTTCCACAGGTATGCTTCATTGATGAGAACGGCAAGCTTACAGGCTTCGATGTGGAGCTGCTCAAGGATATCGACAGCCGGCTGCCGCAGTATGAATTTGAACTGCAGACGATGGATTTCAGCAATCTGCTGCTGAGCCTGGATACGAAGAAGATTGATCTGGTCGCTCACGTCATGGAGAAGAATCCGGAGAGAGAGCAGAAATATCTTTTTAATACAGAGCCTTATGCACACTGGAGAAACCGGATTGTGGTCGCCAAGGATAACAACTCGATTAAGACCCTCGATGATCTGAAG encodes the following:
- a CDS encoding transporter substrate-binding domain-containing protein, translating into MKKTIPLVYGLLLTLVIAGCGTNNNASSSQGSNTAEAAAKTSTEAPAATDAGQVTKIVVGTGTGFPQVCFIDENGKLTGFDVELLKDIDSRLPQYEFELQTMDFSNLLLSLDTKKIDLVAHVMEKNPEREQKYLFNTEPYAHWRNRIVVAKDNNSIKTLDDLKGKKALVGATSAQAQILENYNKEHDNAIKIVYQNGAANDTVSQISSGRVDATLAADFVLPVIDPQAKLKASGPELSSADILYVLRKDDADSKTLADAIDGAIKELKADGTLAKLSTEWLGADVTADEVK